In one window of Henckelia pumila isolate YLH828 chromosome 1, ASM3356847v2, whole genome shotgun sequence DNA:
- the LOC140875435 gene encoding uncharacterized protein isoform X2 → MLFDNQPTTYGIRLDPYEIRSDFRVDKHKENFYNYYHCTQTVIVIFVDDYQTSGGLNPPQYDPFFELIFDIDEASNTLIVSGIEAQPSDYFLCRCLPLWSCFTESGRQKEIIMVSGFKAFRPENEGLLRRDDKDRMTIFLMINYDGERKKNDEGGFTWSSGAHTKWKAISFVKNQLTLDGVAHRICAALGLNLNEVKLMLSYLPENITDPFYFQDSRFLMEYLTIYPRYFKIVPHLHVKIDAVKSNDISSSVSIHEVLPR, encoded by the exons ATGCTCTTCGATAATCAACCTACCACCTACGGGATACGGCTGGATCCATACGAAATCAGAAGCGACTTCCGAGTTGATAAACACAAGGAGAACTTTTACAATTATTACCACTGTACTCAAACTGTGATCGTGATTTTTGTGGACGACTACCAGACATCTGGTGGCCTCAATCCTCCCCAATATGATCCATTCTTTGAGCTAATCTTCGACATCGACGAGGCCAGTAACACATTGATCGTGTCTGGGATTGAGGCACAGCCATCGGATTACTTTCTCTGccg GTGCCTGCCTTTGTGGAGCTGTTTTACAGAAAG TGGTAGGCAAAAAGAAATCATTATGGTCAGCGGATTCAAGGCTTTCAGACCTGAGAACGAGGGACTTCTGAGAAGAGACGACAAA GATAGGATGACCATCTTTCTAATGATCAACTACGACGGGGAACGGAAGAAAAACGATGAAGGTGGCTTTACATGGTCCAGCGGAGCTCATACAAAATGGAAAGCTATTTCATTTGTTAAAAATCAGTTGACCCTAGACGGAGTGGCCCATCGGATTTGCGCCGCTCTTggtttgaatttgaatgaagtCAAACTTATGCTTTCTTATCTACCAGAAAATATTACGGATCCTTTTTACTTTCAAGACTCGCGATTTTTGATGGAATATTTAACTATATACCCTCGATATTTCAAAATCGTACCCCATCTACATGTAAAGATTGATGCTGTAAAGTCCAATGATATATCATCAAGTGTGTCAATCCACGAGGTGCTACCTCGCTAG
- the LOC140875435 gene encoding uncharacterized protein isoform X1, giving the protein MYSLRRHWLRNNTNRTLYVKKMLFDNQPTTYGIRLDPYEIRSDFRVDKHKENFYNYYHCTQTVIVIFVDDYQTSGGLNPPQYDPFFELIFDIDEASNTLIVSGIEAQPSDYFLCRCLPLWSCFTESGRQKEIIMVSGFKAFRPENEGLLRRDDKDRMTIFLMINYDGERKKNDEGGFTWSSGAHTKWKAISFVKNQLTLDGVAHRICAALGLNLNEVKLMLSYLPENITDPFYFQDSRFLMEYLTIYPRYFKIVPHLHVKIDAVKSNDISSSVSIHEVLPR; this is encoded by the exons ATGTATTCTCTCAGGAGACATTGGTTGAGAAACAACACTAACAGAACCCTCTACGTGAAGAAAATGCTCTTCGATAATCAACCTACCACCTACGGGATACGGCTGGATCCATACGAAATCAGAAGCGACTTCCGAGTTGATAAACACAAGGAGAACTTTTACAATTATTACCACTGTACTCAAACTGTGATCGTGATTTTTGTGGACGACTACCAGACATCTGGTGGCCTCAATCCTCCCCAATATGATCCATTCTTTGAGCTAATCTTCGACATCGACGAGGCCAGTAACACATTGATCGTGTCTGGGATTGAGGCACAGCCATCGGATTACTTTCTCTGccg GTGCCTGCCTTTGTGGAGCTGTTTTACAGAAAG TGGTAGGCAAAAAGAAATCATTATGGTCAGCGGATTCAAGGCTTTCAGACCTGAGAACGAGGGACTTCTGAGAAGAGACGACAAA GATAGGATGACCATCTTTCTAATGATCAACTACGACGGGGAACGGAAGAAAAACGATGAAGGTGGCTTTACATGGTCCAGCGGAGCTCATACAAAATGGAAAGCTATTTCATTTGTTAAAAATCAGTTGACCCTAGACGGAGTGGCCCATCGGATTTGCGCCGCTCTTggtttgaatttgaatgaagtCAAACTTATGCTTTCTTATCTACCAGAAAATATTACGGATCCTTTTTACTTTCAAGACTCGCGATTTTTGATGGAATATTTAACTATATACCCTCGATATTTCAAAATCGTACCCCATCTACATGTAAAGATTGATGCTGTAAAGTCCAATGATATATCATCAAGTGTGTCAATCCACGAGGTGCTACCTCGCTAG
- the LOC140872566 gene encoding uncharacterized protein: MGKFVLPENAITDKITAVCQNGVMRVTVEKLAPPKPKKPRTIQPDASGRLVKWAVELGEYDVEYKPRVAIKAQAFSDFLTEVITFGQEEVWRVFVDGVSSFEGSGVGVILFSPTQEKTKVAIRLSSFRSNNKAEYEVVVAGLKLAREAGAGHVIVYSDSQLVVQQVQGAFSIREKRLQEYVGLIKQQGEEFSSWSIEQIPREHNAEADVLARMASSLTSIDSREVIQQSGSVMTIEGKAEETVEESWMTPLTKYLQTGVLPGDEAHARKLKRQVTRFTLVNEKLYRRSFQGPLLRCLAREEVGYVLQEIHEGCCGDHGGVLSLAQRTLLAGYWWPTLQQDARQWGMDIVGPLPLGPGQKKFLLVAVDYFSKWVEAEPLAKITEEAVLGFIWKNIFCRFGLPRKLVSDNGRQFQGKKMKDWCTEMKIKQAFTSVAYPQGNGQTEVTNRTIIQSLQTRLFGAGKSWVEEVPGVLWSYRTTPRTATGETPFSLVYGSEAVIPVEIGQISPRVKAYQEGEAGDRTQELDLVEEKRERAAIRTEAY; encoded by the exons CCGGATGCTTCAGGTCGATTGGTCAAGTGGGCAGTAGAGTTGGGAGAATATGATGTAGAATACAAGCCTCGGGTGGCTATTAAGGCACAAGCTTTTTCTGACTTTCTGACCGAGGTCATCACCTTTGGTCAGGAGGAGGTGTGGAGAGTTTTTGTGGACGGAGTCAGCAGTTTCGAAGGGAGCGGGGTGGGAGTAATCCTCTTTTCTCCCACTCAGGAGAAGACTAAGGTTGCAATAAGATTATCCTCTTTTAGATCTAATAACAAAGCAGAGTATGAGGTGGTGGTCGCAGGGTTGAAGTTGGCCCGGGAGGCAGGAGCAGGGCATGTGATTGTGTATTCAGATTCCCAACTGGTAGTGCAGCAAGTACAGGGGGCATTTAGCATCAGGGAGAAGAGATTACAAGAATACGTGGGGCTTATCAAACAGCAAGGAGAGGAATTTTCTAGCTGGAGCATTGAACAAATTCCCAGGGAGCATAATGCTGAGGCGGACGTCCTAGCCCGGATGGCATCATCCCTGACTAGTATTGATAGCCGGGAGGTGATACAGCAGTCCGGATCGGTGATGACCATAGAGGGAAAAGCAGAGGAGACCGTGGAAGAATCTTGGATGACTCCCCTCACCAAGTACCTGCAAACGGGGGTCCTTCCTGGGGATGAGGCACACGCCCGGAAGCTCAAGAGGCAGGTAACTCGATTTACCCTGGTTAACGAAAAATTGTACCGGCGGTCCTTTCAGGGTCCCTTGCTAAGGTGTCTAGCCAGGGAAGAAGTGGGTTATGTGCTTCAGGAAATACATGAAGGCTGCTGTGGCGATCACGGAGGGGTACTGAGCCTGGCCCAGCGTACTTTGCTAGCAGGATACTGGTGGCCCACCTTGCAACAGGATGCCCGGCAG TGGGGCATGGACATTGTGGGACCGCTCCCTCTGGGCCCCGGGCAGAAGAAGTTCTTACTAGTAGCGGTGGATTATTTCTCTAAGTGGGTAGAGGCCGAACCCTTGGCAAAAATCACGGAAGAAGCGGTGTTGGGATTTATTTGGAAGAACATTTTCTGCCGATTCGGCTTGCCCCGGAAGCTCGTCTCGGACAATGGGAGGCAGTTCCAGGGAAAGAAAATGAAGGATTGGTGCACAGAGATGAAGATAAAGCAGGCATTCACCTCCGTAGCATATCCGCAGGGCAATGGACAAACGGAAGTAACTAACAGGACCATCATCCAATCCCTGCAGACCCGGCTCTTTGGGGCGGGTAAGAGTTGGGTGGAGGAGGTCCCCGGTGTGTTATGGTCTTATCGCACTACCCCGCGGACGGCCACAGGGGAAACACCTTTCAGCCTGGTATATGGATCCGAGGCCGTGATCCCAGTAGAAATTGGACAGATCTCCCCACGGGTGAAAGCCTACCAGGAGGGAGAAGCCGGGGATCGGACGCAAGAGCTAGACCTGGTTGAGGAGAAAAGAGAGCGGGCCGCTATCCGAACTGAGGCTTATTGA